The window tcgaaaagaaaagataaagttACATATTTGAGTAGTGAAACGTGTCCGGTTATATTAACTGAATAATTACTATGGTTTATAAGTGTGTAACTGAATATGTTTACAtgtgacaaaaacaaattattactgACAAACCAACTTTCTTAACCAATCATCTTTATTAAGCTTAATTGCTTCAGTAAAAGAGTTTTTCATCTGCATGAACTAGTTTATCTGTTATTACATTGATGATATCTATAGGATTACTTCTACCAtacgtaattaaaaaaaagctattagaaaaaaggaaaaaaagctAGAGATATTGAAGAAAAGGAATTAGAGCCGTAGATCCAAACTCACGTGGTCTGGTACATTCGCCTTGGACTCGTAAAACAGACTACGCCTGCTGCTACCACCAACATACGTCGTCGGCCTAGTCTGGTTATCGCCGATGAACAAAGGCATATATCTATTGTAAGATGGACCGTCGCGATTAAATCTCGCTGATGAGTTATACCTACGCCAAAACCCTAATCTGCTGGCGTCGTTGATTTGAGAAGCTTCAACACCAAAGCGATCCTCGAAGAACGTAGAAGCAGCAACGTGGTCTTGGTGGCGGTGGAATATAGCTGCTGCGTTTGAATGGAGATTGAAGCGTTTGATTTGTTGACGTTCTCTCTTGTGAGCGTTTTGATGGCCACCTAGGGCTTGTGAAGTAGGAAAGTGCCGAAAACAATAGTGGCActtgaatcttcttttttctttgttatttccTTTGATGCTTTCAGTACTTTTTTCGTTGAAATTGTCTTTGGACTCATCAGATTCTTCATGAGAAGCTCCAAACTCGAAGCCAAAGAGGCGAATCGGTCTTTCCTTCGGAGAGAAAGAGTTGACATTCATGAAATCATGAGTCTTCATTCTAATATAACGGTGGTGGTGACTTTGGAGGCtaagaacagagaaaagagaaaaattgttGAGTGGGAAGTAAAGGAATAATACTTTGTATTTCtatgtttagatttttcattCAACTTTAGTGTTAAAATTAGCAACTGGAAAGTACGGTCTCCACTATGTTTCTTACATTTAATTCCCGATGGGCATTGAATAGTTAACCTATAATAGACGTATTCACacacattttgtttttggtatgtAGCACGTATTTATTCGGTTTTAGCTACATTCTTTCTAATTTTGCTAAAGATATAGTCTTTATAAAACTTGAAGAGTTGCTAAAGATATGTAGATAGAGATTAGCCTGACAAAACTTGAAGAGTTGAAGTAAACTACATTTGATGACGAACACATGTAGACATTAGATAACGATTCGAACATCCCTCATTATACTAGGATGCACACTTGCCAAGATCCGTAGCTAGCAATTACTATCATTGAAATTATATACTTACacctatttatttttccttgatGATTTCTACCCGTCGAGCTACCATCATTGATATGTCATGTCAATGTTTGATGTTTTTATATAGTACATTTGTTTGATGTCAAGAAGATAGTCGTGTATAGATGTATCTTTAAGGTT is drawn from Camelina sativa cultivar DH55 chromosome 8, Cs, whole genome shotgun sequence and contains these coding sequences:
- the LOC104708439 gene encoding zinc finger protein GIS2-like; amino-acid sequence: MKTHDFMNVNSFSPKERPIRLFGFEFGASHEESDESKDNFNEKSTESIKGNNKEKRRFKCHYCFRHFPTSQALGGHQNAHKRERQQIKRFNLHSNAAAIFHRHQDHVAASTFFEDRFGVEASQINDASRLGFWRRYNSSARFNRDGPSYNRYMPLFIGDNQTRPTTYVGGSSRRSLFYESKANVPDHVSLDLRL